The following coding sequences lie in one Lemur catta isolate mLemCat1 chromosome 11, mLemCat1.pri, whole genome shotgun sequence genomic window:
- the CHRM2 gene encoding muscarinic acetylcholine receptor M2, whose amino-acid sequence MNNSTNSSNNGLGLTSPYKTFEVVFIVLVAGSLSLVTIIGNILVMVSIKVNRHLQTVNNYFLFSLACADLIIGVFSMNLYTLYTVIGYWPLGPVVCDLWLALDYVVSNASVMNLLIISFDRYFCVTKPLTYPVKRTTKMAGMMIAAAWVLSFILWAPAILFWQFIVGVRTVEDGECYIQFFSNAAVTFGTAIAAFYLPVIIMTVLYWHISRASKSRIKKDKKEPVANQDPVSPSLVQGRIVKPNNNNMPSSDDGLEHNKIQNGKAPREAVTENCVQGEEKESSNDSTSVSAVASNMRDDEITQDENTVSTSLGHSKDENSKQTCIKIVTKTQKGDPCTPTNTTVEVVGSSGQNGDEKQNIVARKIVKMTKQPAKKKPPPSREKKVTRTILAILLAFIITWAPYNVMVLINTFCAPCIPNTVWTIGYWLCYINSTINPACYALCNATFKKTFKHLLMCHYKNIGATR is encoded by the coding sequence ATGAATAACTCAACAAACTCCTCTAACAATGGCCTGGGTCTTACCAGTCCTTATAAGACCTTTGAAGTGGTGTTTATTGTCCTTGTGGCTGGATCCCTCAGTTTGGTGACCATTATTGGGAACATCCTGGTCATGGTTTCCATTAAAGTTAACCGCCACCTCCAGACCGTCAATAATTACTTTTTGTTCAGCCTGGCCTGTGCTGACCTCATCATAGGTGTTTTCTCCATGAACTTGTACACCCTCTACACTGTGATCGGCTACTGGCCTTTGGGACCTGTGGTGTGTGACCTTTGGCTAGCCCTGGACTATGTGGTCAGCAATGCCTCAGTTATGAATCTGCTCATCATCAGCTTTGACAGGTACTTCTGTGTCACAAAACCTCTGACCTACCCAGTCAAGCGGACCACGAAAATGGCAGGTATGATGATTGCAGCTGCCTGGGTCCTCTCCTTCAtcctctgggctccagccatcctcttCTGGCAGTTCATTGTTGGGGTGAGAACTGTGGAGGATGGGGAATGCTACATTCAGTTTTTTTCCAACGCTGCTGTCACCTTTGGTACCGCCATTGCAGCCTTCTATTTGCCAGTGATCATCATGACTGTGCTATATTGGCACATATCTCGAGCCAGCAAGAGCAGGATAAAGAAGGACAAGAAGGAGCCTGTGGCCAACCAAGATCCAGTTTCTCCAAGTCTAGTACAAGGAAGGATAGTGAagccaaacaacaacaacatgcCCAGCAGTGATGATGGCCTGGAGCACAACAAAATCCAGAATGGCAAAGCCCCCAGAGAGGCTGTGACTGAAAACTGTGTccagggggaggagaaagagagctCCAATGACTCCACCTCAGTCAGTGCTGTCGCCTCTAATATGAGAGATGATGAAATAACTCAGGATGAAAACACAGTTTCTACTTCCCTGGGCCATTCCAAAGATGAGAACTCTAAGCAAACGTGCATCAAAATTGTCACCAAGACCCAAAAAGGTGACCCATGTACCCCAACTAATACCACGGTGGAGGTGGTTGGGTCTTCAGGTCAGAATGGAGATGAAAAACAGAACATCGTAGCCCGTAAGATTGTGAAGATGACCAAGCAGCCTGCAAAAAAGAAGCCTCCTCCTTCCCGAGAAAAGAAAGTCACCAGGACAATCTTGGCTATTCTGTTGGCTTTCATCATCACTTGGGCCCCGTACAATGTCATGGTGCTCATTAACACCTTCTGTGCACCCTGCATCCCCAACACAGTGTGGACCATCGGTTACTGGCTCTGTTACATCAACAGCACTATCAACCCTGCCTGCTATGCACTTTGTAATGCCACCTTCAAGAAGACCTTTAAACACCTGCTCATGTGTCATTACAAGAACATAGGCGCTACGAGGTAA